From a region of the Leptolyngbyaceae cyanobacterium genome:
- a CDS encoding PAS domain S-box protein, which translates to IISVDGDRRITLFNQGAEKIFGYTADEILGQSLDLLLPDRFAIAHRQHVSNFGEFASKTRRMAASREIFGRRKDGTEFPAEASISTLKINGEIICTAFLRDITERKQAEEIRRESEERFRSAFDYAAIGMALVGLDGSWLKVNRSLCEITGYSELELLATTFQAITYPEDLEIDLNYMQKLLNGEIRFYQMEKRYFHKKGHIVWILLSGSIVRNTEGEPLYFIAQIKDITDRKIAEAALRQSEERYRGILEDQTELISRFQPDGTLSYINEAYCRFFGKKREDLVVEAPHPQGDGDSWFNESTYLIELPQLDRGWFLPKR; encoded by the coding sequence GATTATTTCCGTTGATGGCGATCGACGCATCACTCTATTTAACCAAGGGGCAGAAAAGATTTTTGGTTACACAGCTGATGAAATATTGGGGCAATCTCTCGATTTGTTGTTGCCCGATCGCTTTGCGATCGCTCACCGTCAGCACGTCAGCAACTTCGGTGAATTTGCTAGCAAAACGCGGCGTATGGCAGCCAGCCGCGAAATTTTCGGTCGTCGCAAAGATGGTACGGAATTTCCCGCCGAAGCTTCTATTTCCACACTGAAAATAAATGGCGAAATAATTTGCACCGCATTTTTGCGCGACATTACTGAGCGCAAACAAGCAGAGGAAATACGGCGCGAAAGTGAGGAACGCTTTCGCAGTGCATTTGACTATGCTGCCATCGGTATGGCGCTAGTAGGGCTCGATGGCAGCTGGCTGAAAGTGAATCGTTCCTTGTGCGAAATAACCGGTTATTCCGAACTAGAATTGCTGGCTACGACCTTTCAAGCAATTACTTATCCAGAGGATCTGGAAATTGACCTCAACTATATGCAGAAACTGTTAAATGGTGAAATTCGCTTCTACCAAATGGAGAAGCGCTACTTTCACAAAAAAGGTCATATTGTTTGGATTTTGTTGAGCGGATCGATAGTACGGAATACAGAAGGCGAACCTCTCTACTTTATTGCTCAAATTAAAGACATTACCGATCGCAAAATAGCAGAGGCGGCTCTGCGACAAAGCGAAGAACGCTATCGGGGTATCCTGGAAGATCAGACCGAATTAATTTCTCGGTTCCAGCCTGATGGTACGCTCTCCTATATCAATGAAGCTTACTGCCGCTTTTTTGGCAAAAAAAGGGAGGATCTGGTTGTTGAAGCTCCCCACCCACAAGGGGATGGGG